The window AATAAGGATTAAGCCAGCAGAGATCATCATGGGGATTACACTGGTCTCTATTGGCGTGATGGGCATGGGCGGAAAGGAATTGCTTCATTAAAAGAGAAAAGAAATGAGAATCAAGCTACCGGAAATTGCCTTAAGCGCGGCGCTGATTGCTGCAAGTACTGTGAATCTCACTTCAGAAGGAGACTCCTTTAAGGGGATTCCCGTTTACGACTGGGTTGCATATGTAGTCCTTGCTGGAGGTGTCGCTCTTCCCATTCTCGCTTGGTTCCTCCGCTCCCCATCCCGCAAACAGGAAAACGAGAAATAGACAACCGCCCTACCGGATTGGCAGGGCGGTTTATTCATGCAAGCCGACGGACATTGAGGGTATTCGGGATACCATGGGCGCGGCGGGCCATTTGGGTGTTTTCGTTTCCCCCCACGTAACCGAAGGAACGTGCGGTAAGAACAGCTTTCTGGTTCCTGCGGGTCGTTCGTTTCGCTCGCTGCCTTTGGCTTGCGCTCCGCAGGCCGCTCACGTATGAAGCCCCGGCCATGCAAATGCAGTATGATGCTCTCGCGTTGTTTTCCGGCGGCCTGGACTCGGTCCTGGCGGCCAGGGTTGTGCAGGATCAGGGTCTCCGGGTTCTGGGATTGCACTTTGTGTCTCCGTTTTTCGGCAAGCCGGATCAACTGGAGCACTGGAGCCGTATATACGGTCTGGAACTGACGGCCGTGGATATTTCCGAACGCTTCACCCGCATGTTGCTGGATCCGCCCAACGGGTACGGCAAGCTGGTGAATCCTTGTGTGGATTGCAAGATCGAAATGCTTTCCTATGCCAAGGAATTGCTCCCCGCCTATGGTGCGCGGTTTCTCATCTCCGGCGAGGTGGTGGGCCAACGCCCCATGTCCCAGCGACGCGACACGTTGAACCTGATCCGTAAGCGGGCGGGTGTGGCGGATATGCTGCTGCGTCCCTTGAGTGCGCGCAAGCTGGATCCGACCCCCATGGAAGAGAGCGGGCTGGTGGACCGTTCCCGGCTGCTGCGCATTGGCGGACGGGGGCGCAAGGAGCAGCTGGAGCTGGCCCGCAATGTGTATGCCCTGCCGGAGATTCCCACGCCGGGCGGCGGGTGCCTGCTCACGGAGTCCGAGTCTGCCGGGCGTTTCTACCACGTGCTTCGGTATCACGCGGCACCGGAGCATACGGATTTCCAGCTGGCCAATCTTGGCCGCCAGTTTTGGGCCGGGTCGCATTGGTTGAGTGTGGGCCGACATCAGGACGACAACGAGCGTCTGCAGGAGCTGGCCCGG of the Paucidesulfovibrio gracilis DSM 16080 genome contains:
- a CDS encoding tRNA(5-methylaminomethyl-2-thiouridylate) methyltransferase, with the protein product MQMQYDALALFSGGLDSVLAARVVQDQGLRVLGLHFVSPFFGKPDQLEHWSRIYGLELTAVDISERFTRMLLDPPNGYGKLVNPCVDCKIEMLSYAKELLPAYGARFLISGEVVGQRPMSQRRDTLNLIRKRAGVADMLLRPLSARKLDPTPMEESGLVDRSRLLRIGGRGRKEQLELARNVYALPEIPTPGGGCLLTESESAGRFYHVLRYHAAPEHTDFQLANLGRQFWAGSHWLSVGRHQDDNERLQELARVGDYVFDVQGFPSPLALGRPLRDGAWSPETVRDAAALMASYSPKAVRSGGMVGVAVRHRDQVAEVRVHPSRDTALAWSEPGTDGLKEWKIEQSEARSGRAQDAGRE